The sequence TCCACCAGCCCTCGTCACTCTGCCGGTCGAGGAGGAAGTCCACGGCTCGCCGGGTGGCGCGGGCGGTGGCCTCGTGGGCTTCACTCGCCTCGGGGCTGAGGTGCAAAGGAGCACTGGCCGTGGTAGCCGGGGGCGTCGCCGCCCCGGTGCTTCCATCGGTCGTCGCTGTCATGGCTTCCCCTTCGTGCAGTCTCGATCATCTGCTGTGGGTCCGCCGTCGGCCGGAGCCGCGGCCCGCCCGGCGTCCGCCGGCAGGGGGCGGGGACGTCGGGCGGACCGCACCGGTCGGCGACTGCGCGTCATCGCTGGCATGTCCGTCTGATGGTGATCATCTCTTTCGTACGACGACGAAGTCCGCGAGCGCCACGAAGGACGCCCGCACGTGAGGGGGCATCGGGACGCTGTCGAGGGCCCCGATGGCGATGTCGAACTGCCGGCGCGCCTCCTGCGAGGTCCACTCGCGGCCCCCGGCCTCCTCGATGAGGGCGGCGCGGGCGGCGAACTCCTCCTCGGAGAACTCCTCCTGCGGCACGGAGTCGGGCCCGGTGGCGGCGGCGTCGGCGGCGAGGAGCTGGGCGAGCTTGTCGGAGGCCGGGCCGCCCGCGGCGAGCGCGGCGACGACGGGCAGCGACTTCTTGCGCTGGCGCAGGTCGCTCCAGGTCTGCTTGCCGGTGGACTCGGGGTCGCCCCAGATGCCGAGGAGGTCGTCCACGGCCTGGAAGGCGAGCCCGAGGTGGTAGCCGTAGCGCTCCAGCGTGTCGGCGGTGGCCTCGTCGGCACCGCCGAGCACGGCGCCGATGGAGGCGGCGCAGGCGAGCAGGGCGCCGGTCTTGTTGCCCTCCATCTCCAGGCACTCCTCGACCGTGACCCGGTCGCGGTGCTCGTAGGAGATGTCCTGGGCCTGACCGTCGATCAGGGCGCGCGTGGCGCGCGTGAGACGGCGCGTCGCGCGGCCGGCCTCGGGGGTGCCGAGTTCGAGGAGGATCTCGTTGGCGAGGGCGAAGAGCGCGTCGCCGACGAGGATGGCCTGCGCGGGTCCGTGCACCTTCCACACGGTGTCGCGGTGGCGGCGCTGCTCGTCGCCGTCCATGAGGTCGTCGTGCAGCAGGGAGAAGTTGTGCACGAGCTCCACGGCGACGGCGCCGGGCACGCCGGTCCCGGCGCTCGCCCCGGTGACCTCGGCGGAGATGAGCGCGAGGGCGGGGCGCACGGCCTTGCCCCCGTCGCCCGAGACGGGCCTGCCCTCCGCGTCGGTCCAGCCGAAGTGGTAGGCGGACACCGAGTCCATGGGCGGCGCGAGCCGGTCCACGGCGGACCGCAGCACCGGCGTGACGAGGGCACGGCTGCGCTCGACGAGCGCGGTCACGTCCGGGGCGTCGGCGGCGGCTTCGGCCGAGGGCACAGTCGGCACGTTCTTCTCTCCTCTGTTCGCGGTGCTGGTCTTGGGGGTGCCGAGCGGCACCCGGTCGGCGGGGGCCTCGGTGCTCATGCCGCCTCCTGGAAGTGGAAGAGGTGCGCGCCGGTGCGGCCGAGGCTCGCGAGCGCCGCGCGGGCCGCGTCGCTGCCGCTGCGCACGGCGCCCTCCATCGTGGCGGGCCAGCCGGTGTCGGTCCACGCCCCGGCGAGGTAGAGCCCGGGGGCACGGGTGGTGTTGCCGGGCCGCAGCCGTCTGCCGCCGGGGGCCGGGTCGAAGGTCGCCGTGCGTTCCCTGGTGACGAAGAAATCGCGGATTCCGGCGCCGCGCGCGGCGGGCAGGAGCCGTTC comes from Streptomyces sp. Tu6071 and encodes:
- a CDS encoding polyprenyl synthetase family protein, yielding MSTEAPADRVPLGTPKTSTANRGEKNVPTVPSAEAAADAPDVTALVERSRALVTPVLRSAVDRLAPPMDSVSAYHFGWTDAEGRPVSGDGGKAVRPALALISAEVTGASAGTGVPGAVAVELVHNFSLLHDDLMDGDEQRRHRDTVWKVHGPAQAILVGDALFALANEILLELGTPEAGRATRRLTRATRALIDGQAQDISYEHRDRVTVEECLEMEGNKTGALLACAASIGAVLGGADEATADTLERYGYHLGLAFQAVDDLLGIWGDPESTGKQTWSDLRQRKKSLPVVAALAAGGPASDKLAQLLAADAAATGPDSVPQEEFSEEEFAARAALIEEAGGREWTSQEARRQFDIAIGALDSVPMPPHVRASFVALADFVVVRKR